A genomic segment from Deltaproteobacteria bacterium encodes:
- the aroQ gene encoding type II 3-dehydroquinate dehydratase, translating to MADTPEPIPDRILVIHGPNLNMLGKREPEIYGSTTLEDINENLFIVGEELGFEVKCFQSNHEGAIVEKLQCAMGNVKGIIINPAAFTHTSVAIRDALLLHKVPIVEIHLSNIFKREPFRHHSYVSDIASAVMCGFGHKGYEMALRAIVDMIADK from the coding sequence ATGGCGGATACGCCTGAACCCATACCTGACCGGATATTGGTCATCCACGGCCCGAACCTCAACATGCTTGGGAAACGGGAGCCGGAAATCTACGGATCGACGACGCTGGAGGACATCAACGAAAACCTCTTCATAGTGGGTGAGGAACTGGGCTTCGAGGTCAAATGCTTCCAGTCCAACCACGAAGGGGCGATAGTCGAAAAGCTTCAGTGCGCCATGGGGAATGTAAAGGGCATCATCATAAATCCCGCAGCCTTCACCCATACCTCGGTGGCCATCAGGGACGCCCTTCTGCTCCACAAGGTCCCCATCGTCGAGATTCACCTTTCAAACATATTCAAGCGCGAACCCTTCCGCCATCACTCGTATGTTTCGGATATCGCCAGCGCGGTAATGTGCGGATTCGGCCATAAAGGATACGAAATGGCCCTGAGAGCCATTGTTGATATGATTGCAGACAAATAG
- a CDS encoding acyl-CoA dehydrogenase, with product MAQVIADRRDIDFVLYEQLDTEALVKHPRYAEFNKKTFDLLVNEARNFAVKEILPMLADSDKNGARFENGKVITPDAYKKAYKNFCQGEWIAMSEDPEVGGQGVPHTVSQAALDYLIGASFAFIAYGMAGHGTAKMIEIFGTPKQKELYLGKLYSGAWGGTMVLTEPEAGSDVGNLTTTARRNDDGTFTITGNKIFITNGEQDLTPNIIHPVLARIEGAPKGTKGISLFIVPKIWVNEDGSLGEENDVVCTGIEEKMGLHGSATTSLTFGGKGKCRGVLLGEENKGMRVMFYMMNEARLAVGAIGACNASTAYLYALNYARERKQGRDLMEAMNPAAPPVAIINHPDVKRMLLWMKAHAEGTRSLVYYCANLFDKIHTAANDEEKELCQGLVEFLTPIIKSYCTDRGFEAAVMAIQVYGGYGYTQEFPVEQLARDSKINSIYEGTNGIQAMDLLGRKLGQKGGKYFLSFLNEVKLTAQRADALPALSDLAGRVVKAADRLSETAMALGATAMSAKVKTAFAFSFPFLECAGDLVMAWMLLWRATIAAEKLAGTNDAKNTAFYEGQIASARYFIRSILPVTLGRMDAINGMDTAVEDITDAMFGA from the coding sequence ATGGCTCAGGTTATTGCAGACAGGCGGGACATCGATTTCGTGCTCTACGAGCAGCTTGACACCGAAGCTTTGGTGAAGCATCCGCGTTATGCCGAGTTCAACAAAAAGACCTTCGATCTTCTGGTGAACGAGGCCCGGAATTTCGCGGTGAAGGAAATCCTTCCCATGCTGGCGGATTCCGACAAGAACGGAGCGCGCTTTGAAAACGGCAAGGTCATCACCCCGGATGCATACAAGAAGGCATACAAGAACTTCTGCCAGGGCGAGTGGATCGCCATGTCCGAAGACCCCGAAGTAGGCGGCCAGGGGGTTCCCCACACGGTGAGCCAGGCGGCCCTTGACTACCTCATCGGCGCCTCCTTCGCCTTCATCGCCTACGGCATGGCGGGCCACGGAACGGCAAAAATGATCGAGATTTTCGGCACGCCCAAGCAGAAGGAGCTTTACCTCGGCAAGCTCTACTCCGGCGCATGGGGCGGCACGATGGTCCTCACCGAGCCCGAAGCCGGAAGCGACGTCGGAAACCTCACAACCACCGCCCGCAGAAACGATGACGGCACTTTCACCATCACCGGAAACAAAATCTTCATAACCAACGGCGAGCAGGACTTAACGCCCAACATCATCCACCCGGTTCTGGCCCGCATCGAAGGCGCGCCCAAGGGCACCAAGGGCATATCGCTTTTCATCGTCCCCAAAATCTGGGTGAACGAGGACGGCTCCCTTGGCGAGGAAAACGACGTTGTGTGCACTGGCATCGAGGAGAAAATGGGCCTGCACGGAAGCGCCACCACAAGCCTCACCTTCGGCGGCAAGGGCAAATGCCGTGGCGTTTTGCTGGGCGAGGAAAACAAGGGCATGAGGGTGATGTTTTACATGATGAACGAGGCCCGGCTCGCAGTGGGCGCAATCGGAGCCTGCAACGCCTCCACCGCCTACCTCTACGCTCTTAATTACGCACGCGAGCGCAAGCAGGGGCGCGACCTCATGGAGGCCATGAACCCTGCGGCCCCGCCCGTTGCCATCATCAACCACCCGGACGTCAAAAGAATGCTACTTTGGATGAAGGCCCACGCCGAAGGAACCCGAAGCCTGGTTTACTACTGCGCGAACCTCTTCGACAAGATACACACCGCCGCAAACGACGAGGAAAAGGAACTCTGCCAGGGCCTGGTGGAATTTCTCACTCCCATCATAAAAAGCTACTGCACGGATCGCGGCTTCGAGGCCGCAGTTATGGCCATCCAGGTTTACGGCGGCTACGGCTACACCCAGGAATTCCCGGTGGAGCAGCTCGCCCGCGACTCCAAGATCAACTCCATCTACGAGGGCACCAACGGCATACAGGCAATGGACCTTCTGGGCCGCAAGCTCGGCCAGAAGGGCGGCAAGTACTTCCTCTCTTTCCTCAATGAAGTAAAACTGACGGCCCAACGCGCCGACGCCCTTCCGGCCCTGTCCGATCTCGCTGGCCGCGTGGTGAAGGCCGCAGACCGCCTCTCCGAAACAGCCATGGCCCTTGGAGCCACCGCCATGAGCGCCAAGGTCAAGACTGCCTTCGCCTTCTCCTTCCCCTTCCTGGAATGCGCGGGAGACCTCGTAATGGCCTGGATGCTCCTGTGGCGGGCGACGATTGCGGCGGAAAAACTGGCCGGGACCAACGACGCCAAGAATACGGCCTTCTACGAGGGCCAGATCGCCAGCGCCCGGTACTTCATACGCAGCATCCTGCCCGTGACCCTTGGCCGCATGGACGCCATAAACGGCATGGATACGGCGGTCGAAGACATCACCGACGCCATGTTCGGGGCGTAA
- a CDS encoding ribulose-phosphate 3-epimerase, producing MNLIAPSILSADFARLGEEIKAVEKAGADWIHVDVMDGRFVPQITIGPEIVRAAKRSTDLPLDVHLMILEPERYVEDFAKAGADIITIHPESTVHVNRVLVQIRELGKKAGVTINPSTPLAVLDWVWEYCDVIMLMSVNPGFGGQKFIPNCLEKTRALALMRDQKKREGKTNALIEIDGGVKTDNIGSIAQAGADVLVAGSAVFGSSDYAATIKKLKEEAGKSNGGYA from the coding sequence GTGAACCTCATCGCGCCTTCAATTCTGTCCGCCGATTTCGCCCGTTTGGGCGAGGAGATCAAGGCCGTGGAAAAGGCCGGAGCCGACTGGATACACGTGGATGTCATGGACGGCCGCTTCGTGCCCCAGATAACCATAGGCCCGGAAATCGTTAGGGCCGCCAAGAGGTCAACCGACCTTCCCCTGGACGTGCATCTCATGATCCTCGAACCCGAACGCTACGTCGAGGACTTCGCAAAAGCCGGGGCCGACATCATCACCATCCACCCGGAATCCACGGTGCACGTCAACCGGGTTCTTGTGCAGATACGCGAGCTTGGCAAAAAGGCCGGGGTCACCATAAACCCCTCCACCCCCCTTGCCGTTTTGGACTGGGTGTGGGAATACTGCGACGTCATCATGCTGATGAGCGTCAACCCCGGTTTCGGCGGCCAGAAGTTCATACCCAACTGCCTGGAAAAGACCCGCGCCCTTGCCCTTATGCGCGATCAAAAAAAGCGCGAGGGAAAGACCAACGCGCTTATCGAAATCGACGGCGGCGTAAAAACCGACAACATCGGCTCCATCGCACAAGCCGGGGCGGATGTCTTAGTGGCGGGCTCGGCGGTTTTCGGAAGCTCCGATTACGCGGCCACAATAAAAAAACTCAAGGAAGAGGCGGGCAAGAGCAATGGCGGATACGCCTGA
- a CDS encoding protein kinase has translation MIEIIRQCLPTYKVTGSLGEGIYGAVYRIEDGLKTRAVKVVPLVVERSRLAPSGTEMDSKISQDFHAVQQYYEKIEGMGVMKIHDFHLVGKEVTPTQARGYLVIMMELCPKNLRDYVVDAAEGLPPARIIGLMKDLAQVLKRLTAECGETFLVTDLKPSNLLFTGSGDLVVGDLGGLKRLSSVSSTARAQFTPNWAAPETILKAEPARVPAIIYSFGLVSYFLWEGVLPYEEEDFIARLRLLRDQGVTFSRTDVPESIRSVISRCLSFEAEDRYADFAEVAQALSPLEGEAEKSPAEFVPRPELERESPGDRNEAAAEPVPDYREEEAVRERIPARPSRRTTNGPGRSNTRERSFTLRVCPSCGQKVRVARGASLSQVRCAYCEKPLSAESRAALFAKTVGLCLLGWILSGGVEFFMAQGELIAPLAVGWIPAGILTGFALRFAAPGFLFRHVLLVALGWSLGAFLARQTGEYDILLWVAGWMLGSFSTALAAKNAQPGFSGRHLFYALFLWTAGFVAGEVIFLTWNPSSNASANEISALEKSIRDAAQIGLIELFAAFTGLVGTFFLLASAQKSRARMAGSSGSAKR, from the coding sequence ATGATCGAAATAATAAGACAGTGCCTGCCCACCTACAAGGTCACCGGCTCCCTTGGCGAGGGAATCTACGGCGCGGTCTACCGCATCGAGGACGGCCTCAAAACCCGCGCCGTGAAGGTGGTTCCTCTGGTGGTGGAGCGCTCCCGGCTCGCGCCCAGCGGAACCGAGATGGATTCCAAGATCAGCCAGGACTTCCACGCGGTCCAGCAGTACTACGAAAAAATCGAAGGCATGGGGGTCATGAAGATTCATGACTTCCACCTGGTGGGAAAGGAGGTCACCCCCACCCAGGCGCGCGGGTACTTGGTCATCATGATGGAGCTTTGCCCGAAAAACCTTCGGGACTACGTGGTGGACGCAGCCGAGGGCCTGCCCCCGGCCCGGATAATCGGCCTCATGAAGGATTTGGCCCAGGTCCTGAAACGCCTTACCGCCGAGTGCGGGGAAACCTTCCTGGTCACCGATCTCAAGCCTTCAAACCTCCTTTTCACCGGCTCCGGCGACCTCGTGGTGGGCGATTTGGGGGGCCTAAAACGCCTTTCGTCGGTTTCCTCCACCGCAAGGGCCCAGTTCACCCCCAACTGGGCCGCGCCGGAAACAATTTTGAAAGCCGAGCCCGCCCGGGTTCCGGCCATCATCTATTCATTCGGCCTTGTTTCCTATTTTTTGTGGGAGGGGGTTCTTCCCTACGAGGAGGAGGACTTCATAGCGCGCTTGAGGCTTCTGCGCGACCAGGGCGTCACCTTTTCGCGCACCGACGTGCCGGAATCCATCCGCTCGGTTATCTCCCGCTGCCTATCCTTTGAGGCGGAGGACCGGTACGCCGATTTCGCCGAGGTTGCCCAGGCCCTTTCCCCCTTGGAGGGAGAAGCCGAAAAGAGTCCGGCGGAATTCGTCCCAAGGCCGGAGCTGGAAAGGGAATCACCTGGGGATCGGAACGAGGCGGCGGCAGAACCAGTACCCGATTACAGGGAAGAAGAAGCCGTGAGGGAAAGGATACCGGCCCGGCCTTCCCGCCGGACCACAAACGGTCCCGGGCGCAGCAACACGCGGGAGAGGAGCTTTACGCTCAGGGTCTGCCCCTCGTGCGGCCAGAAGGTGCGCGTGGCGCGAGGCGCTTCGTTGTCGCAGGTGCGCTGCGCCTACTGCGAAAAGCCGCTTTCAGCCGAAAGCCGGGCTGCGCTTTTCGCAAAAACCGTGGGCCTGTGCCTTTTGGGATGGATTCTTTCGGGCGGCGTGGAATTTTTCATGGCCCAGGGCGAGCTTATAGCACCCCTTGCCGTGGGCTGGATCCCTGCGGGCATTCTCACCGGCTTCGCCCTTCGCTTCGCAGCCCCCGGCTTCCTCTTCCGCCACGTCCTTCTGGTGGCCCTGGGCTGGAGCCTTGGGGCCTTTCTTGCCCGGCAGACCGGTGAGTACGACATCCTTTTATGGGTGGCTGGATGGATGCTGGGAAGTTTTTCCACCGCGCTCGCCGCAAAAAACGCCCAGCCCGGATTTTCGGGCCGGCATCTTTTTTACGCGCTTTTTTTGTGGACAGCGGGCTTTGTTGCAGGGGAGGTTATTTTTCTGACCTGGAATCCCTCGTCCAACGCGTCCGCCAACGAGATTTCCGCCCTGGAGAAATCCATACGGGACGCGGCCCAGATCGGGCTCATCGAGCTTTTCGCAGCCTTCACAGGCCTTGTCGGAACCTTCTTCCTCCTTGCCAGCGCCCAGAAATCCCGCGCCCGCATGGCCGGTTCATCCGGTTCGGCGAAGAGGTGA